A single genomic interval of Bos javanicus breed banteng chromosome 8, ARS-OSU_banteng_1.0, whole genome shotgun sequence harbors:
- the GADD45G gene encoding growth arrest and DNA damage-inducible protein GADD45 gamma, which produces MTLEELRGQDTVPESTARMQGAGKALHELLLSAQRQGCLTAGVYESAKVLNVDPDNVTFCVLAADEEDEGDIALQIHFTLIQAFCCENDIDIVRVGDVQRLAAIVGTGDESGAPVDLHCILISNPNEDAWKDPALEKLSLFCEESRSVNDWVPNITLPE; this is translated from the exons ATGACTCTGGAAGAACTTCGTGGCCAGGACACGGTTCCAGAAAGCACAGCCAG GATGCAGGGCGCCGGGAAAGCGTTGCACGAGCTGCTGTTGTCGGCGCAGCGCCAAGGCTGCCTCACGGCCGGCGTCTACGAGTCAGCCAAAGTCCTGAACGT GGACCCCGACAATGTGACCTTCTGCGTGCTAGCCGCTGACGAGGAGGACGAGGGCGATATCGCGCTGCAGATCCACTTCACTTTGATCCAAGCGTTCTGCTGTGAGAACGACATAGACATCGTGCGCGTGGGCGACGTGCAGCGGCTGGCGGCGATCGTGGGTACCGGCGACGAGTCGGGGGCACCTGTAGACCTGCACTGTATCCTCATTTCG AACCCCAATGAGGACGCATGGAAGGACCCCGCCTTGGAGAAGCTTAGCCTGTTCTGCGAGGAGAGCCGCAGCGTCAACGACTGGGTGCCTAATATCACCCTTCCCGAGTGA